A portion of the Chiloscyllium punctatum isolate Juve2018m chromosome 5, sChiPun1.3, whole genome shotgun sequence genome contains these proteins:
- the polr2k gene encoding DNA-directed RNA polymerases I, II, and III subunit RPABC4, with protein sequence MDIQKDLQPPKQQPMVYICGECHTENEIKARDPIRCRECGYRIMYKKRTKRLVVFDAR encoded by the exons ATGGATATCCAGAAGGACTTGCAGCCTCCAAAGCAACAACCCATGGTGTATATTTGTGGAG AATGTCATACTGAAAATGAAATTAAAGCAAGAGATCCAATCCGATGCCGAGAATGTGGTTACAGAATAATGTACAAGAAGAGAACAAAGAGAT TGGTTGTTTTTGATGCCCGGTGA